A genomic region of Haliotis asinina isolate JCU_RB_2024 chromosome 1, JCU_Hal_asi_v2, whole genome shotgun sequence contains the following coding sequences:
- the LOC137284331 gene encoding sulfotransferase 1A1-like: MSQRQIVKVVDDGGDAATVVSDHGFPLPNFPDGPGIDGVRSVKIRDDDILIITYPKSGTHWVFEIAREILSGKIIDDNVSKVQAFMEMVPEETYADFPSPRFLISHLLMKHLPDDVCKKKIKIIIVLRNPKDVAVSLYNFWKTLPHVNYKGEWKNFVRPFFHGKFIYGSWIDYVLEWEQVKKDNPDLPVLTLFYEDIKEDQMREMRKVCEFLGVERTDDFLSKVCDNTTIASMKTRQKKDDSGIQIYRKGGVGDWKNWFTVAQNEWWDQHFQERMADSPLQFKYTL, from the exons ATGTCTCAA AGACAGATAGTGAAAGTAGTGGACGATGGCGGTGATGCTGCCACGGTCGTAAGCGACCATGGCTTCCCTCTTCCCAACTTCCCCGACGGACCAGGCATCGACGGTGTGCGTTCTGTGAAAATTCGCGACGATGATATCCTAATTATCACGTACCCTAAATCAG GAACCCACTGGGTGTTTGAAATAGCAAGAGAGATCCTTTCAGGGAAGATAATTGACGATAACGTCTCAAAGGTCCAAGCCTTTATGGAAATGGTGCCTGAGGAGACGTATGCCGACTTCCCGTCTCCCAGGTTCCTCATCTCCCATTTGCTGATGAAACATCTGCCAGATGACGTttgtaaaaagaaaataaaaatcatCATTGTTCTAAGGAATCCAAAAGACGTAGCTGTTTCACTCTATAACTTCTGGAAAACACTTCCACATGTCAACTACAAAGGCGAGTGGAAGAACTTTGTGCGACCATTCTTTCATGGAAAGT TTATCTATGGCTCGTGGATAGACTATGTCCTCGAGTGGGAGCAGGTCAAAAAAGACAATCCTGATTTGCCTGTGCTGACTCTCTTCTATGAAGACATTAAGGAG GATCAAATGCGAGAGATGAGGAAGGTTTGTGAGTTCCTAGGAGTAGAAAGGACGGATGACTTCCTATCCAAAGTCTGCGACAACACAACTATTGCATCCATGAAAACTCGACAGAAGAAGGACGATAGTGGAATCCAAATTTATAGAAAAG GTGGAGTTGGTGACTGGAAGAACTGGTTCACTGTCGCCCAGAACGAGTGGTGGGACCAGCACTTCCAGGAAAGGATGGCAGACAGCCCTCTTCAGTTTAAATACACACTGTGA
- the LOC137277155 gene encoding sulfotransferase 1A1-like yields the protein MSQRQIVEVVDDGGDAATVVSDHGFPLPNFPDGPGIDGVHSVKIRDDDILLITYPKSGTHWVFEIAREILSGKIIDDNVSKGQAFMEMVPEEKYADFPSPRFLISHLLMKHLPDDVRKKKIKIIIVLRNPKDVAVSLYNFLKTIPFINYKGEWKNFVRPFFHGKFIYGSWIDYVLEWEQVKKDNPDLPVLTLLYEDIKEDQMREMRKICEFLGVERTDDFLSKVCDNTTIASMKTRQKKDDSGIQIYRKGGVGDWKNWFTVAQNEWWDQHFQERMADSPLQFKYTL from the exons AGACAGATAGTGGAAGTAGTGGACGATGGCGGTGATGCCGCCACGGTCGTAAGCGACCATGGCTTCCCTCTTCCCAACTTCCCCGACGGACCAGGCATCGACGGTGTGCATTCTGTGAAAATTCGCGACGATGATATTCTACTTATCACGTATCCTAAATCAG GAACCCACTGGGTGTTTGAAATAGCAAGAGAGATCCTTTCAGGGAAGATAATTGACGATAACGTCTCAAAGGGCCAAGCCTTCatggaaatggtgccagaggaGAAGTATGCTGACTTCCCGTCTCCCAGGTTCCTCATCTCCCATTTGCTGATGAAACATCTGCCAGATGACGTTcgtaaaaagaaaataaaaatcatCATTGTTCTAAGAAATCCAAAAGACGTAGCTGTTTCACTCTATAACTTCTTGAAAACGATTCCATTTATCAACTACAAAGGCGAGTGGAAGAACTTTGTGCGACCATTCTTTCATGGAAAGT TTATCTATGGCTCGTGGATAGACTATGTCCTCGAGTGGGAGCAGGTCAAAAAAGACAATCCTGATTTGCCTGTGCTGACTCTCCTCTACGAAGACATTAAGGAG GATCAAATGCGAGAGATGAGGAAGATTTGTGAGTTTCTAGGAGTAGAAAGGACGGATGACTTCCTATCCAAAGTCTGCGACAACACCACTATTGCATCCATGAAAACTCGACAGAAGAAGGACGATAGTGGAATCCAAATTTATAGAAAAG GTGGAGTTGGTGACTGGAAGAACTGGTTCACTGTCGCCCAGAACGAGTGGTGGGACCAGCACTTCCAGGAAAGGATGGCAGACAGCCCTCTTCAGTTTAAATACACACTGTGA